One Fusarium poae strain DAOMC 252244 chromosome 4, whole genome shotgun sequence DNA window includes the following coding sequences:
- a CDS encoding hypothetical protein (BUSCO:10190at5125), whose amino-acid sequence MPSSKKDRKHARESGGIAAAVTKQTAGKFATANNTSTNPSNKDNAINTNNNGGESKSSSTSVASTPPVDTPEIKPSSVPNNDNPAVSPMLAALSTTPASVSTAPSMNNDWMRSGIAGSPGNLISIMGDSPPTQPSSYEDSGRLHHGWAVQRPYMSPSPSSLSPPNHSRRPLSFQMDAQYQSPETPPLAGHYRRSSVASPFNGTRIGNLPPLPHQPQAHFYGAPDIDLNLTNNSGMKAGERGYFFGFDKLPECPDFPASPSNVVIAGYEGGLDVYTVGKRGLEPTASLKGLRGGVQYAKILPWTLNNDKKSLFPLVAVVLHGPVLPSGTPDPAQDEGSSPRPDGAASPRSVYTHQEGFQGRQSIDAYQTSVEVYSLRTNQLVDVLLQAPKIQINPEISVTNPIFRPPPPSGSFTIRADSGTLAVCSGVTGECWVYLQLLEDQNGHVFTCVGKIWTSLQQSARGEVPEETDKTRISTAPPRSSPQTPILAVSGRWIAYCPATPSSQVSVRAHVPLPILGKAPGLATVTPPQLPSSSASVDLPISDSVVNKIMRETTQELIQGAKWVGQQGWQAWNSYWNKSSPQSQTQQARSPPQGWAGTRSPRGDSSQFPPTHGSTGQTMAKDPGLVSIIDTESLFASSSIHPITTFAPPLGCSFLSFSPSSLALFTASSKGDVQTVWDLLRIQHTRSSPLQATVSPNTSTGPQVRQIAQFSRMTVARIVDVAWTQAQGERLAMVTERGTVHLLDMPSSAFMWPAPRRRQAIQESGTATPEQPSTAVSLATGAFGAAYQAAKPFVSRPRRSSGNVSNVPGNSLKDSAAMGGRVIAASISSSLGKTGTAINQLRHTGENRVSLPLSSGLPSTSCVTWVKSRRHQGLFVVGNGLVRAFSCRTRRSSVQAGRKVTRASRYHDYNVPNLPSDLVAPAVRQMVDLGAQDEILDLSDRDMDAGNTLTLNARPRVASADHYMESSIPQAEIESSAPYQPFHTDRRVTLCEYRRGTVDQLEVVSAMLADTNLEENALSKKKKKKGQPMETHASREVSNTTAWAFGQDIPVIRLDLGLPTVTEEEYDGPEDHIALPPSAMERVMQYGDEAQIVVTTRRRRGAQGGSQGEDGFFEDDCEVLDFADQRV is encoded by the exons ATGCCTT CCTCTAAGAAGGACAGGAAACATGCTAGAGAGAGTGGCGGTATCGCCGCAGCCGTGACAAAGCAAACAGCTGGAAAGTTCGC TACCGccaacaacaccagcacAAACCCAAGCAATAAAGACAACGCCATCAACACCAATAATAACGGTGGAGAAAGCAAGAGCTCGTCTACTTCGGTCGCTTCCACGCCTCCGGTCGATACGCCAGAGATCAAGCCTTCCTCCGTCCCTAACAATGACAACCCTGCCGTCTCCCCCATGCTTGCTGCATTGTCCACAACTCCAGCTTCCGTGAGCACAGCGCCGAGTATGAATAACGACTGGATGCGAAGCGGTATTGCTGGCTCCCCAGGAAATTTGATCAGCATCATGGGCGACTCGCCTCCTACTCAACCCTCCTCGTATGAGGATTCGGGTCGGCTGCATCATGGATGGGCTGTCCAGCGTCCATACATGAGTCCGTCACCCTCGTCTCTATCGCCACCAAACCACAGTCGTCGTCCCTTGAGCTTCCAGATGGATGCTCAGTATCAGTCTCCAGAGACACCACCTTTGGCTGGCCACTATCGTCGCAGCTCAGTTGCGTCTCCCTTTAATGGTACAAGAATCGGGAACCTCCCGCCGCTCCCTCATCAACCCCAAGCGCATTTCTACGGAGCCCCCGATATTGACCTTAACCTGACAAACAACTCTGGCATGAAAGCTGGTGAGCGTGGTTACTTCTTTGGCTTCGACAAGCTGCCCGAGTGCCCAGACTTCCCAGCTAGTCCAAGTAACGTCGTCATCGCCGGATATGAAGGTGGTTTAGACGTATACACTGTCGGTAAGAGAGGCCTTGAACCTACTGCAAGCTTGAAGGGACTACGGGGAGGTGTTCAATACGCCAAGATCCTTCCATGGACGCTCAACAACGATAAAAAGTCACTTTTTCCTCTCGTAGCAGTGGTTCTGCATGGTCCTGTCCTGCCTTCTGGTACACCTGACCCTGCACAAGACGAAGGATCAAGTCCCAGACCTGATGGAGCGGCGAGTCCTCGGTCAGTCTATACTCACCAGGAGGGCTTCCAAGGAAGACAGAGCATCGACGCTTATCAGACTTCCGTCGAGGTTTACTCGTTAAGAACAAACCAACTCGTCGATGTGTTGCTCCAGGCACCAAAGATACAAATCAACCCTGAAATCTCCGTTACAAACCCTATCTTCAGACCGCCTCCGCCCAGCGGTTCCTTCACAATTCGGGCAGATTCCGGTACGCTCGCAGTATGCTCAGGCGTTACCGGCGAATGTTGGGTTTACTTGCAGCTATTGGAGGACCAGAACGGACATGTATTTACATGTGTCGGCAAGATCTGGACTAGTCTTCAGCAAAGCGCCCGAGGTGAGGTACCAGAGGAGACGGATAAGACACGCATTTCAACGGCACCCCCGCGCTCGAGCCCGCAAACACCTATTCTTGCGGTCAGTGGAAGATGGATCGCTTACTGTCCCGCGACCCCGTCATCTCAGGTCTCTGTCAGAGCTCATGTGCCACTCCCGATATTGGGCAAAGCACCCGGGCTTGCCACTGTAACTCCGCCTCAGCTGCCATCATCTTCTGCATCGGTAGATCTCCCAATATCCGACAGCGTTGTGAATAAGATTATGCGCGAAACGACCCAAGAGCTTATCCAGGGTGCGAAATGGGTCGGACAACAAGGCTGGCAGGCTTGGAATTCATACTGGAATAAGTCAAGCCCCCAATCACAAACTCAACAAGCACGTTCACCTCCCCAAGGCTGGGCGGGCACTCGATCACCTCGTGGCGATTCATCCCAATTCCCTCCTACACATGGATCGACCGGTCAAACCATGGCAAAGGATCCAGGTCTCGTGTCCATCATTGATACAGAGTCTCTCTTTGCTTCGTCATCAATCCATCCAATTACTACGTTCGCGCCGCCTCTGGGATGCAGTTTCCTGTCATTCTCCCCTTCATCCTTGGCTTTATTTACAGCCAGCAGCAAGGGTGATGTACAGACAGTTTGGGACCTCTTGCGTATTCAACATACCAGATCGTCCCCTCTGCAAGCTACAGTTAGCCCAAACACAAGCACGGGTCCTCAGGTCCGACAAATTGCACAGTTCTCGCGAATGACGGTTGCACGCATTGTTGATGTTGCTTGGACGCAGGCGCAGGGCGAGCGATTGGCTATGGTGACTGAGCGTGGTACCGTTCATCTTCTCGACATGCCCTCGAGTGCGTTCATGTGGCCCGCGCCTCGTCGCCGTCAAGCCATCCAAGAGAGTGGCACTGCAACACCAGAGCAGCCAAGTACAGCCGTCTCTTTGGCAACTGGAGCTTTTGGTGCTGCTTACCAAGCTGCGAAACCATTTGTATCACGACCCCGCCGCAGCAGCGGCAATGTATCCAATGTTCCCGGCAATAGTCTGAAAGACTCGGCGGCCATGGGAGGACGAGTAATTGCTGCTAGCATCAGCAGTTCGCTCGGCAAGACTGGAACCGCTATCAACCAGCTTCGGCACACCGGAGAGAATCGCGTTTCCTTGCCGCTTAGTTCGGGTCTCCCTTCGACATCATGCGTCACCTGGGTCAAAAGTCGGAGGCATCAAGGGCTCTTTGTGGTTGGAAACGGCTTGGTGCGGGCGTTCTCCTGTAGAACTCGCCGATCTAGCGTACAGGCTGGCAGGAAGGTGACACGTGCTAGCAGATATCATGATTACAACGTGCCGAACCTACCCAGCGACCTGGTAGCCCCAGCTGTGCGACAGATGGTGGACTTGGGCGCCCAAGATGAGATTCTCGACCTTTCAGATCGCGACATGGACGCGGGGAACACCTTGACACTCAACGCTCGACCTCGTGTGGCATCGGCAGATCACTATATGGAATCGTCGATCCCCCAGGCTGAAATAGAGTCTAGTGCGCCCTATCAGCCTTTTCACACAGACCGTCGAGTGACGCTTTGCGAGTACCGCAGAGGTACAGTTGATCAACTCGAAGTTGTTTCCGCCATGCTGGCCGATACCAACCTAGAAGAAAATGCACtatcaaagaaaaagaagaagaaggggcaACCCATGGAAACACATGCATCTAGAGAAGTGTCAAACACAACGGCTTGGGCCTTTGGCCAGGATATCCCAGTGATCCGACTGGATTTGGGCTTGCCTACTGTTACCGAGGAGGAGTACGATGGTCCTGAGGATCATATTGCTTTGCCCCCTTCTGCCATGGAGCGGGTGATGCAGTATGGCGACGAGGCGCAGATTGTGGTGACGACGAGGAGACGTCGCGGGGCTCAAGGAGGCAGTCAAGGTGAGGATGGCTTCTTTGAGGATGATTGCGAAGTCCTCGATTTTGCAGATCAGAGGGTGTAA
- a CDS encoding hypothetical protein (TransMembrane:2 (i25-46o66-91i)), translated as MVSNYYVHFEALIYKLVPLYALDKIVGLAMLVAASVVFTYYTIWALLMPFVDDDHPLQNFFPPRVWAIRIPVIIILLGSAVVGSFLGMVMIRSNQKKAAKAKAAAKKAN; from the exons ATGGTCAGTAACTACTATGTCCACTTCGAAGCCCTGATCTACAAGCTTGTCCCCCTTTACGCG TTGGACAAAATCGTCGGTCTCGCCATGCTCGTGGCCGCTTCTGTCGTCTTCACGTACTACACCATCTGGGCTCTTCTTATG CCCTTTGTCGACGACGATCACCCTCTCCAGAACTTCTTCCCTCCCCGCGTGTGGGCTATTCGCATCcccgtcatcatcatcctcctcgGCTCCGCTGTTGTTGGCTCGTTCCTTGGCATGGTCATGATTCGGAGCAACCAGAAGAAGGCTGCaaaggccaaggctgctgcTAAGAAGGCCAATTAG
- the CWC22 gene encoding pre-mRNA-splicing factor cwc22, with amino-acid sequence MTPAPRSPSRQIRGPVPVRTEEEKQAAAKAEYEKLLTMRSGGTYIPPARLRALQAQITDKTSKEYQRMAWEALKKSINGLINKVNTANIKFIVPELFGENLVRGRGLFCRSIMKAQAASLPFTPIYAAMAAIVNTKLPQVGELLIRRLVLQFRKGFKRNDKAVCLSSTTFLAHLINQQVQHEMLAGQILLLLLHKPTDDSVEIAVGFCREVGQYLEEMQSSIANVIFDQFRNILHEADIDKRTQYMIEVLFQVRKDKFKDNPAIKEELDLVEEEDQITHRVDLEGEIEAQDGLNIFKFDAEWEEHEEAYKKLKAEILGEGSDDEDDDEDEYESSSEDEEDEKTKAMEIKDQSNADLVNLRRTIYLTIMSSADPEEAVHKLMKINLPAGQEPELPSMIVECCSQEKTYTKFFGMIGERFAKINRLWCDLFEQAFAKYYETIHRYENNKLRNIAMLFGHMFASDALGWHCLSVIHLNEDETTSSSRIFIKILFQFIAEETGMPKLRARLTDETLRPVLEGLFPRDNPRNIRFSINYFTSIGMGALTEEMRTHLQNMPKPALPAPVAAAAADSDSDSVSSYSSYTGSSYSRSRSRSRSRSRSRTPRKVAGRGRSLSRSPGRKSRGRSYSPSRSRSYSRSRSRSRSRSRTPQKVADRGRSLSRSPGRKNRGRSYSPSRSRSYSRSVSARGKGRSQSGSASPPRRGRRYTSESRSRSPAPRNVKGRACSASYSSRSRSRTPPHREGNKSMSPVSPKRRRYSDSVSMSPPPMKRGRRGD; translated from the coding sequence ATGACTCCCGCCCCACGATCGCCTTCGCGTCAAATACGAGGCCCTGTGCCTGTGCGCacggaggaggagaagcagGCTGCCGCAAAGGCCGAGTACGAGAAGCTTCTAACAATGAGATCCGGCGGAACCTATATCCCACCCGCGAGACTGCGCGCGCTCCAGGCACAGATCACCGACAAAACGAGCAAGGAGTACCAGCGCATGGCATGGGAGGCACTCAAGAAGAGTATCAACGGTCTCATCAATAAGGTCAATACAGCCAACATCAAATTCATAGTTCCCGAGCTGTTTGGGGAGAACTTGGTTCGCGGTCGGGGTCTGTTTTGCCGATCGATTATGAAGGCTCAGGCTGCCAGTTTGCCTTTTACACCCATCTATGCCGCCATGGCCGCGATTGTCAACACCAAGCTACCTCAGGTCGGAGAGCTCCTGATACGTCGCCTGGTCCTACAATTCAGGAAAGGATTCAAGCGAAACGACAAGGCTGTTTGCCTCTCGTCCACCACTTTCCTTGCGCATCTTATCAATCAACAAGTCCAGCACGAAATGCTTGCTGGTCAAATCTtactcctccttctccacaAACCCACCGATGACAGTGTTGAGATTGCGGTTGGTTTCTGCCGTGAGGTTGGACAATACCTGGAGGAGATGCAGAGCTCGATTGCGAACGTAATCTTTGATCAATTCCGAAATATTCTACACGAAGCCGATATCGATAAGCGAACGCAGTACATGATTGAGGTGTTGTTCCAGGTGCGAAAGGACAAGTTCAAGGACAACCCGGCTATCAAGGAAGAGTTGGACTTggttgaagaggaggatcAGATCACCCACCGAGTCGACTTGGAAGGCGAGATTGAAGCTCAGGACGGGCTCAACATCTTCAAGTTCGATGCGGAGTGGGAAGAGCACGAAGAGGCGTACAAGAAACTCAAAGCTGAAATTCTGGGCGAAGGcagcgacgatgaagacgacgacgaggacgaatACGAGAGTTCATccgaagatgaggaggacgagaAGACAAAGGCCATGGAGATCAAGGATCAGTCCAACGCCGACCTAGTCAACCTGCGTAGGACCATTTATCTCACCATCATGTCCAGCGCCGACCCTGAGGAGGCTGTCCACAAGCTCATGAAGATCAACCTTCCTGCAGGACAAGAGCCTGAGCTTCCCTCCATGATTGTGGAGTGTTGCTCGCAAGAAAAGACATACACCAAGTTCTTTGGCATGATTGGTGAGCGCTTCGCTAAAATTAATCGACTTTGGTGCGACCTCTTTGAGCAGGCTTTCGCCAAGTACTACGAAACCATCCATCGATACGAAAATAACAAACTGCGCAATATAGCAATGTTGTTCGGTCATATGTTCGCTTCAGACGCTCTGGGCTGGCACTGCCTATCTGTCATTCACTTAAATGAGGATGAGACCACGTCTAGTAGCCGTATCTTTATCAAGATTCTATTCCAGTTTATTGCGGAGGAGACCGGCATGCCCAAGTTGAGGGCACGTCTGACAGATGAGACACTCCGGCCTGTCTTGGAAGGTCTCTTCCCCAGAGACAACCCCCGCAACATCAGGTTCTCCATCAACTATTTTACAAGCATCGGTATGGGCGCTCTTACAGAAGAGATGCGAACACATCTTCAGAACATGCCCAAACCCGCTTTACCTGCTCCTGtagctgcagctgcagcggATTCAGACTCGGATTCCGTCTCCAGTTATTCATCCTACACAGGCTCTTCTTACTCACGATCTCGCTCTCGCTCTCGCtctcgttctcgttctcgaACACCACGCAAGGTTGCTGGCCGAGGCCGATCCCTCTCTCGATCCCCTGGCCGGAAGAGCAGGGGACGTTCATACAGCccctcaaggtcaaggtcataCTCACGCTCTCGATCTCGATCTCGATCTCGCTCTCGAACACCACAAAAGGTTGCTGACCGAGGTCGATCCCTCTCTCGATCCCCTGGCCGAAAGAACAGGGGACGTTCATACAGCCCCTCGAGATCAAGGTCATACTCGCGATCTGTATCTGCACGAGGGAAAGGCCGCAGTCAGTCTGGTTCCGCCAGCCCTCCCCGACGAGGTCGTCGTTACACCAGCGAGAGCCGCTCGCGATCTCCAGCCCCTCGTAATGTCAAGGGCCGAGCTTGTAGCGCCTCTTACTCATCTCGAAGCCGATCTCGCACGCCGCCACACCGTGAAGGAAACAAGTCTATGAGCCCTGTGTCGCCAAAGAGAAGGCGTTACAGCGACAGCGTCTCCATGTCACCGCCACCAATGAAGCGAGGACGGCGGGGCGATTGA
- a CDS encoding hypothetical protein (TransMembrane:1 (n3-14c18/19o28-47i)) has translation MEIITFFIIISILVAFIANDPMQTPFGAIFTAGVVAFFAFIGGASFLNQLIIAIQERSEEQSEDAESPGPSLLRLAGHGPAEFDTYDKFYHAYGICCGERGHCHSCLTQYAEQFRKEHVEDGHEFDRQFKHALAE, from the exons ATGGAGATCATCACCTTTTTCATCATCATTTCTATCTTGGTTGCGTTCATCGCTAATGATCCTATGCAAACGCCATTTGGAGCTATTTTCACAGCAGGTGTTGTTGCGTTCTTCGCATTTATTGGGG GTGCTTCATTCCTAAATCAGCTCATCATTGCTATTCAAGAGCGATCAGAAGAACAATCAGAAGACGCAGAATCCCCTGGGCCCTCTCTACTTAGATTGGCAGGCCACGGACCTGCAGAATTCGACACCTATGATAAGTTCTACCATGCCTATGGCATCTGCTGTGGTGAAAGGGGGCACTGCCACTCTTGTCTTACGCAGTACGCAGAACAGTTTAGAAAAGAGCATGTGGAAGATGGGCATGAATTTGACAGGCAGTTCAAGCATGCTCTTGCTGAATAG
- a CDS encoding hypothetical protein (BUSCO:22506at5125), whose amino-acid sequence MTSKENSPAVERPAKLEGRAFYESIGSPKFIVAPMVDQSEFAWRMLTRSFISPTEQKSLLAYTPMLHARLFSQDDKYRKAHFQAVKADGETPWLDGNPSIDRPLFVQFCANDPDALLSAAKQVAPYCDAVDLNLGCPQGIARKGKYGAFLQEDQDLIFRLINILHEELPVPVTAKIRILDTKEETLAYAQNVLKAGASILTVHGRRREQKGHLTGLAEWQMIRFLRDSLPKETVIFANGNILQEGDIEKCLEATGADGVMSAEGNLSDPAIFTKPPPVGEEGRDYWRGKDGKGGYRVDAVFRRYMDILHEHVFGNKPPERRPLFMPGDDTEWMKESEVVEEEPPSKKRRKDLGKKGEQGPNMAAMQPHLFHLLRHFVSKHTDVRDMLGKSRAGDIEAYERVLSAVERKVAEELLEYERTNGESIAESPLVEGEEDPPETESSRGTQRRCKRPVWVVQPIIRPLPNEALKKGALTMSKKEKAKSQEKKEQEKQEEKGKQEDIKAKDEALAG is encoded by the exons ATGACGTCCAAAGAGAATAGCCCCGCGGTCGAACGCCCAGCGAAGCTGGAGGGTCGAGCCTTCTACGAGAGTATCGGCAGCCCCAAGTTCATTGTTGCACCGATGGTGGATCAGTCTGAATTT GCCTGGCGCATGCTCACCAGAAGTTTCATTTCACCTACCGAACAAAAAAGCCTTCTCGCTTATACGCCGATGCTTCACGCCCGACTGTTTTCCCAGGATGACAAGTACCGAAAGGCGCACTTTCAGGCCGTAAAGGCTGACGGCGAAACTCCCTGGCTCGACGGAAACCCTTCTATCGACCGCCCACTCTTCGTTCAGTTCTGCGCAAACGATCCCGATGCGCTGCTCTCCGCTGCCAAGCAAGTCGCACCTTACTGCGATGCCGTTGATTTAAACCTCGGATGTCCACAGGGAATCGCACGGAAAGGAAAGTACGGTGCTTTCCTTCAGGAGGATCAGGATCTCATCTTCCGCCTGATCAATATCTTGCATGAGGAGTTACCTGTGCCTGTTACAGCCAAGATTCGAATCCTGGATACCAAGGAGGAGACTTTGGCGTATGCGCAGAACGTCCTCAAGGCTGGTGCATCCATTCTCACGGTTCATGGGCGTAGGAGAGAGCAAAAAGGCCACTTAACGGGCTTGGCTGAGTGGCAGATGATTCGATTCCTAAGGGATAGCTTACCCAAGGAAACGGTCATCTTTGCCAATGGAAACATTCTTCAGGAGGGAGACATAGAGAAGTGTCTTGAAGCCACAGGGGCTGATGGTGTGATGAGTGCCGAGGGCAATCTGAGCGACCCAGCTATCTTCACCAAACCACCACCTGTAGGTGAGGAGGGCCGAGACTACTGGCGTGGAAAAGATGGAAAGGGGGGCTACAGAGTGGACGCTGTCTTTAGACGGTATATGGACATCCTTCATGAACACGTTTTCGGAAATAAACCACCCGAGCGACGACCACTTTTCATGCCTGGCGACGATACAGAATGGATGAAGGAGAGTGAggttgttgaggaggagcCACCATCCAAAAAGCGAAGAAAGGATCTAGGCAAGAAGGGAGAACAGGGGCCCAACATGGCAGCCATGCAACCTCACTTGTTCCATCTCCTGCGACACTTTGTCTCCAAGCATACCGACGTGCGAGATATGCTGGGCAAGAGCCGTGCAGGCGACATAGAAGCCTATGAACGCGTTCTATCGGCAGTAGAGCGCAAAGTTGCAGAGGAACTCCTCGAGTACGAGCGCACAAACGGCGAGAGCATTGCCGAGTCACCGCTGGTGGAGGGAGAGGAAGACCCCCCAGAGACAGAGAGCTCAAGGGGTACTCAACGGCGATGTAAGAGACCAGTCTGGGTTGTACAGCCAATCATCCGTCCACTGCCCAACGAGGCCCTCAAGAAGGGGGCCTTGACTATGAGCAAAAAGGAGAAGGCCAAGTcgcaggagaagaaggaacaGGAGAAACAGGAAGAGAAGGGGAAGCAAGAAGACATAAAGGCAAAGGATGAGGCTCTGGCCGGATAG
- a CDS encoding hypothetical protein (BUSCO:12437at5125) has product MLQTRPASSTGMIPNTQGQNGHQYAGTSQTPRYAAPSPTGYRGSSAPVQQYAFTSTPTLNHAQTWQPQQTQPSRTYNPNANYGGRQFSSSGTNMQYNGMGVGQTGARDDSAIPQRRNVVPAPRPHSAFLAGPTQPASPTSQSKAAPDRYRRSLAPQQNQHGRSQSTAVPVNAGMPTANQLYNGPNPSRSAIPNRPNSFYNAMPGMSAEDMQFAHMEDPNRSRRRSVRANSDVTRPTVQDKGRVDGNSQSLRVVANAAAHSRNGSSESVDSSRSSNSRPSSSANRNVSAPTGNPSSQASSETTSKQDHAKVNVPPRGSSSDALKRTTNPSPLSRPATMASEVAEDRSSGAGNMESPAAKQLAAINKGRKSKSKTSRLRRAFSFGSAADFRKADEEAEGSDKTEPSKLHKDPTTDEAYDAEQARIAEAQEAAGLGHSIYGGRFFGGSTDNLSISSTASSASIMIRKMGRGMKKGGRSFVGIFRPKSVVGVAPADGPVKPEASQAAVSRVTVEAETQRVNVSADPRQTDTFPHLERNSIDTSLGIDIAERLGSSGTDNSNSRRSIVGGDKERAEVLAAVRKGILKRPGSASPSIRPADTSPGLDLPSLPAVNDSPNSSAPSTPNDDSQSHRRTGSIAIGGEDYFMSALRLRQDSKSAPNTPSAKRNATFSPRIIFHDTWPSQEYDRRGEIATCNRLTPLLAQQIKEELNTFKMEMEVHENSKIYTHFF; this is encoded by the exons ATGCTCCAGACTAGACCGGCTTCTTCAACAGGCATGATACCCAATACCCAAGGCCAAAATGGCCACCAGTATGCAGGAACTTCCCAGACCCCAAGATATGCTGCCCCTTCTCCTACAGGCTATCGTGGTAGTTCGGCCCCTGTCCAGCAGTACGCCTTTACGAGCACACCGACTTTGAACCACGCACAAACGTGGCAGCCTCAGCAAACTCAACCCTCGCGGACTTATAACCCCAACGCCAACTACGGCGGGCGTCAGTTCAGCTCTTCAGGGACAAACATGCAGTATAACGGCATGGGTGTCGGGCAAACTGGTGCCCGTGATGATTCGGCCATTCCTCAGCGACGCAACGTTGTGCCCGCTCCTCGACCCCATTCCGCCTTTCTAGCTGGGCCTACACAGCCAGCCTCTCCAACTTCACAAAGCAAAGCAGCACCAGACAGGTATAGACGCTCGCTCGCCCCCCAACAAAATCAACATGGTCGCTCTCAGAGCACTGCTGTCCCAGTGAATGCTGGGATGCCCACAGCAAACCAGCTTTATAACGGACCCAATCCTTCTCGCTCCGCCATCCCAAACCGCCCGAACAGTTTTTACAACGCCATGCCTGGAATGTCCGCGGAAGATATGCAGTTCGCCCATATGGAAGATCCTAACCGATCACGCCGGCGCAGTGTCCGCGCCAACTCTGACGTTACGAGACCAACCGTCCAAGACAAAGGAAGAGTCGATGGAAACTCCCAAAGCCTACGTGTTGTCGCCAATGCTGCCGCACATTCACGCAACGGGAGTTCTGAGAGTGTCGACTCTAGTCGCAGCAGTAACTCTCGCCCATCCTCG TCTGCCAACCGTAATGTGTCTGCCCCCACTGGAAACCCCTCTTCCCAGGCAAGCAGCGAAACAACTTCTAAGCAGGATCACGCCAAGGTCAATGTCCCACCTCGAGGTTCATCTTCTGATGCCCTCAAGCGCACAACGAACCCCTCACCTCTCTCTCGGCCAGCCACTATGGCAAGCGAGGTCGCTGAAGACCGATCTTCTGGTGCGGGTAATATGGAATCACCCGCGGCTAAACAACTCGCCGCCATCAACAAAGGGCGCAAGTCGAAGAGCAAGACATCCAGATTGCGTCGCGCTTTCTCTTTCGGCAGCGCTGCTGACTTCCGCAAGGCTGACGAGGAGGCCGAAGGATCTGACAAGACAGAACCGTCCAAGCTCCACAAGGACCCCACGACCGACGAAGCCTACGATGCCGAACAAGCCCGTATTGCGGAGGCGCAGGAGGCTGCAGGTCTCGGACACAGCATCTATGGTGGCAGATTCTTCGGTGGTTCAACCGATAATCTTTCGATCTCGTCGACGGCATCTTCAGCTTCCATCATGATTCGAAAGATGGGACGAGGCATGAAGAAGGGTGGACGGTCATTTGTTGGAATCTTCCGACCCAAATCGGTGGTTGGAGTCGCCCCGGCCGATGGTCCCGTGAAACCCGAGGCTAGTCAAGCCGCTGTGTCAAGGGTCACCGTCGAAGCTGAGACGCAACGGGTCAACGTGTCGGCAGATcccagacagacagacacctTCCCCCATTTGGAACGCAATTCGATCGATACCAGTTTGGGCATTGACATTGCTGAACGTCTTGGAAGCTCTGGAACCGACAACTCCAACTCTCGCAGGAGTATTGTTGGCGGCGACAAAGAGCGTGCGGAAGTTCTTGCCGCTGTTCGGAAGGGTATCCTCAAGC GTCCTGGCTCAGCCAGCCCTTCTATTAGACCTGCAGACACGTCCCCTGGACTGGATCTTCCCAGCTTGCCTGCTGTCAATGACTCGCCCAATTCTAGTGCTCCTAGCACTCCCAACGATGATTCTCAGAGTCATCGACGAACTGGCTCAATTGCTATTGGCGGTGAAGACTATTTCATGTCTGCTTTGAGACTACGACAGGACAGCAAGAGCGCCCCCAACACCCCATCTGCCAAGCGCAACGCTACATTCTCTCCTCGCATAATCTTCCATGATACCTGGCCTAGCCAGGAATACGACCGCCGTGGTGAAATTGCCACATGCAATCGATTGACTCCTCTGCTTGCGCAACAGATTAAGGAGGAGCTCAATACCTTCAAGATG GAAATGGAAGTTCACGAAAACTCAAAGATTTATACGCACTTTTTCTGA